A genomic window from Cydia strobilella chromosome 26, ilCydStro3.1, whole genome shotgun sequence includes:
- the LOC134753008 gene encoding zinc finger protein 79-like has protein sequence MPGTYISGNSGKAGVPLRGVRRAVPQRGGVDATRPLRLRPTCQVHIYQVTVVKPESRCAGCGAQFHSAEALTRHAPCACDPHARPCLVCGETLSTDEELQAHAKERHSTDQFKCVQCDKTFASSKSYEVHHQRVHLNVRWRKSRDKRARRTHSDPPKRKEAMCEVCGKACESNAALVYHQRSHTGERPYKCTQCPKSFTMPQALIVSTLYLYHQRSHTGERPYKCTQCPKSFTMPQALIVNTLYCIVTICKTLVYHQRSHTGERPYKCTQCPKSFTMPQALINHQLVHSDERPYTCSVCPKAFKQKVALQLHSRVHTGERPYKCSLCDSSFKQGPHLRTHVKLMHHAPDRRPRRKL, from the exons ATGCCAGGTACATATATATCAGGTAACAGTGGTAAAGCCGGAGTCCCGCTGCGCGGGGTGCGGCGCGCAGTTCCACAGCGCGGAGGCGTTGACGCGACACGCCCCCTGCGCCTGCGACCCACATGCCAGGTACATATATATCAGGTAACAGTGGTAAAGCCGGAGTCCCGCTGCGCGGGGTGCGGCGCGCAGTTCCACAGCGCGGAGGCGTTGACGCGACACGCCCCCTGCGCCTGCGACCCACATGCCAG ACCCTGCCTGGTGTGTGGTGAGACATTGTCGACAGATGAGGAATTACAAGCACACGCGAAGGAACGACACAGCACGGACCAGTTCAAATGTGTACAG TGCGACAAAACATTCGCCAGCTCGAAATCCTACGAAGTTCACCACCAGCGGGTACATCTGAACGTGCGATGGCGAAAGTCGCGCGATAAGCGAGCGAGACGCACTCACAGCGACCCGCCCAAGCGGAAGGAGGCCATGTGCGAGGTGTGCGGCAAGGCGTGCGAG TCGAACGCAGCGTTGGTGTACCACCAGCGCTCTCACACGGGCGAGCGTCCCTACAAGTGTACACAGTGCCCTAAATCCTTCACCATGCCGCAGGCCCTCATAGTGAGtacattatatt TGTACCACCAGCGCTCTCACACGGGCGAGCGTCCCTACAAGTGTACACAGTGCCCTAAATCCTTCACCATGCCGCAGGCCCTCATAGTGAAtacattatattgtattgtaactaTT TGTAAAACCCTGGTGTACCACCAGCGCTCTCACACGGGCGAGCGTCCCTACAAGTGTACACAGTGCCCTAAATCCTTCACCATGCCGCAGGCCCTCATA AATCATCAGCTGGTGCACTCGGACGAGCGGCCGTACACGTGCTCCGTGTGCCCGAAGGCCTTCAAACAGAAAGTGGCACTACAACTGCACAGCCGG gTCCACACCGGTGAGCGTCCATACAAATGTTCGCTATGCGATAGCTCCTTCAAACAAGGCCCTCATCTTCGTACACACGTCAAACTGATGCATCACGCGCCCGACCGCCGTCCGCGGCGCAAACTGTAG
- the LOC134753190 gene encoding zinc finger protein 506-like — translation MNTIKEETSNPSLKLLSCRACLATDIKLFNIYENKLAEAFAHTTGSPVLLSDGLPQLLCCYCRSALLKCKAFRARSLRAQQCLRAIPLQIELTTDYIRTIDRHSHQLIYLTQTRVETTDYRDILEVDVKKEESDIDSFIPESDDLKIEYEIKDKIDEGIDNDRDFSDDNTEQIFVATNPVREVKVRKGRKKKTRTEEKRVKKKIKKRTSDNDYLPDFDFAKFESSYSVEIIALTKEQQLEEIRARKQSANYQYAAYKCEECGKGFMANDAYNNHKIRHSPSMGAHACEICLVRFKRQSRRQEHQDLHRLKFLCKECSFVSRNRYQAKKHFEWHSGKIHVCKHCGASFTKSSTYLSHVRLQHPAMNVACDVCGETFVGRLGLLQHKSRAHQVTVVKPESRCAGCGAQFHSAEALTRHAPCACDPHARYIYIR, via the exons ATGaacacaataaaagaagaaACCTCTAATCCTTCGTTAAAGCTGTTAAGCTGCCGTGCTTGCCTAGCTACTGATATTAAATTGTTTAATATATACGAGAATAAACTCGCAGAAGCTTTTGCTCATACCACAGGGAGTCCC GTGCTGTTATCAGATGGGTTACCACAGCTCCTGTGCTGCTACTGCCGCAGTGCTCTGCTCAAATGCAAAGCGTTCAGGGCCCGGAGCCTCCGCGCACAGCAGTGCCTCAGGGCAATTCCTTTACAAATTGAG CTAACCACTGACTATATCAGAACCATAGACCGCCACTCACACCAGCTCATCTACCTAACACAAACAAGAGTCGAAACCACAGACTATAGAGACATCCTTGAAGTGGACGTAAAAAAAGAAGAGTCAGACATAGACAGTTTCATCCCAGAGTCTGATGATTTGAAAATAGAATATGAAATCAAAGACAAAATAGATGAAGGCATTGATAACGATAGAGATTTCAGTGATGATAATACAGAACAGATATTTGTTGCCACAAATCCGGTGCGAGAAGTAAAAGTTAGAAAGGGAAGGAAGAAAAAAACAAGAACAGAAGAGAAGAgagttaagaaaaaaataaagaaaaggaCGTCAGATAATGACTATTTGCCGGATTTCGATTTCGCCAAGTTTGAAAGTAGTTATAGTGTTGAAATTATTGCTTTGACAAAG GAACAACAACTAGAAGAGATTAGAGCGCGCAAGCAGAGCGCCAACTACCAGTACGCGGCGTACAAGTGTGAGGAGTGCGGGAAGGGGTTCATGGCGAACGACGCTTACAACAACCACAAGATACGACACAGCCCG AGCATGGGTGCGCACGCGTGCGAGATCTGTCTGGTGCGGTTCAAGCGCCAGTCCCGGCGGCAGGAGCACCAGGATCTGCATCGACTCAAATTTCTGTGTAAAGAGTGCAGCTTCGTGTCTAGAAACAG GTATCAAGCGAAGAAGCATTTCGAGTGGCACTCTGGCAAGATTCACGTCTGCAAACATTGCGGGGCCAGCTTTAC GAAGAGTTCAACGTACTTGTCGCACGTGCGTCTCCAGCACCCTGCGATGAATGTGGCATGCGACGTGTGCGGCGAAACATTCGTGGGACGACTGGGTTTATTACAGCACAAGTCACGAGCGCATCAG GTAACAGTGGTAAAGCCGGAGTCCCGCTGCGCGGGGTGCGGCGCGCAGTTCCACAGCGCGGAGGCGTTGACGCGACACGCCCCCTGCGCCTGCGACCCACATGCCAGGTACATATATATCAGGTAA